A DNA window from Maribellus comscasis contains the following coding sequences:
- a CDS encoding KamA family radical SAM protein has translation MKFKSYSLHNFREIPQIENLSEEQKFDIEVVGTVLPFRTNNYVVNKLIDWNNFEKDPFFILNFPQKEMLDKDSFNRVATLLKNNIPKPFLQKEVNKIRLKLNPNPAGQESNVPIFEGKRLNGIQHKYREIMLFFPSQGQTCHAYCTFCFRWPQFALNEFKFAMKEADTMIQYVKANPEITDILFTGGDPAVMKTRFFKQYFNALLEADIPHLRNIRIGTKSLAYWPYRYTTDEDADDLLHLFEKVKKKGINIALMAHFNHPGELKTREVKKAVKRLIGAGVQIRSQSPLLRNINDSAEIWAENWKEQVKLGIIPYYMFVARDTGSQDYFAVTLNRSWQIFRNAYNQVSGIHRTVKGPSMSCNPGKVQIVGVSEINNQKVFVLNFLQGRDPSWVGKPFFAKFDPHAIWFDELEPITGESKFFFEDLYYEMHA, from the coding sequence ATGAAATTTAAATCGTATTCTTTACATAATTTCCGGGAAATACCCCAAATAGAAAATTTATCGGAGGAACAGAAGTTTGATATTGAAGTGGTGGGGACAGTTCTTCCTTTTCGGACAAATAATTACGTAGTTAATAAATTAATAGATTGGAATAATTTTGAAAAAGACCCGTTTTTTATTTTAAATTTTCCGCAGAAGGAAATGCTTGATAAAGATAGTTTTAATCGGGTTGCAACGCTTTTAAAAAACAATATTCCCAAGCCGTTTTTACAAAAGGAAGTAAATAAAATCAGGCTAAAATTAAATCCAAACCCTGCGGGGCAGGAGAGCAATGTTCCGATTTTTGAAGGAAAAAGACTTAACGGAATTCAACACAAATACAGGGAGATAATGTTGTTTTTTCCGTCGCAGGGACAAACTTGCCACGCTTACTGTACATTTTGTTTTAGATGGCCGCAGTTCGCATTAAACGAATTTAAATTTGCGATGAAAGAAGCCGACACAATGATCCAGTACGTTAAAGCAAATCCTGAAATAACTGATATTCTTTTTACCGGCGGTGATCCGGCCGTAATGAAAACCCGGTTTTTTAAACAGTATTTTAATGCACTTCTCGAAGCTGATATTCCCCATTTAAGAAATATCAGGATTGGCACAAAATCTCTTGCCTACTGGCCATACCGTTATACAACCGACGAGGATGCTGACGACTTGCTGCATTTGTTTGAAAAAGTGAAGAAGAAAGGAATCAATATTGCACTGATGGCACATTTTAATCATCCGGGCGAATTGAAAACCAGGGAGGTAAAAAAGGCAGTAAAAAGGTTGATTGGTGCAGGAGTGCAGATTCGCTCCCAATCGCCGCTTCTCAGAAATATTAACGACAGTGCAGAAATTTGGGCCGAAAACTGGAAGGAACAGGTAAAGTTGGGAATAATTCCTTACTACATGTTTGTTGCCCGCGATACCGGTTCACAGGATTATTTTGCTGTGACACTGAATCGTTCGTGGCAAATTTTCAGGAACGCATATAACCAGGTGAGTGGAATTCACCGCACAGTGAAGGGACCGAGTATGTCGTGTAATCCGGGTAAAGTTCAAATTGTAGGAGTTTCTGAAATCAATAATCAAAAAGTGTTTGTTTTAAACTTTCTTCAGGGAAGAGATCCTAGCTGGGTAGGGAAACCATTTTTTGCTAAATTCGATCCCCATGCAATTTGGTTTGATGAACTGGAACCAATTACCGGAGAATCAAAATTCTTTTTTGAAGATTTGTATTACGAAATGCACGCATAG
- a CDS encoding ACP phosphodiesterase, with protein sequence MNYLAHLYLSGKEEDVIVGNFIGDYVKGKKYINYPGPIQKGILLHRQIDSFTDANPKFREAKQLLRAEYGLHAGIVIDLFYDHFLARNWPSYSQLVLRDFTKKVHAILLSHFFHLPKRVQGFLPFLIQHKRLESYATIEGIQKTLEIMSRHTSLPAKSEKAIEILRENFIFFENNFTSFMDEMLEFVTETHQIKIKKPDWIAGL encoded by the coding sequence ATGAACTATCTGGCACATTTATATCTCTCCGGCAAAGAAGAGGATGTCATTGTTGGAAATTTTATAGGAGACTATGTAAAGGGCAAAAAATATATAAATTATCCGGGGCCCATTCAAAAAGGTATTCTCCTACATCGTCAAATTGACTCTTTTACAGATGCAAATCCTAAATTCAGAGAAGCGAAACAACTTTTGCGTGCAGAATACGGATTACATGCCGGTATCGTTATCGATCTTTTTTATGACCACTTTCTGGCCCGAAACTGGCCATCCTATTCACAGCTGGTATTAAGGGACTTTACAAAAAAAGTACATGCAATTTTACTTTCGCATTTTTTTCATTTACCTAAGCGGGTGCAGGGTTTTCTGCCTTTTTTAATTCAGCACAAAAGACTGGAATCGTATGCAACTATCGAAGGAATTCAAAAAACGCTTGAAATTATGAGCCGCCATACTTCATTGCCGGCAAAATCAGAAAAAGCCATCGAAATTCTGAGGGAGAATTTTATATTTTTTGAAAATAATTTTACCTCTTTTATGGATGAAATGCTTGAATTTGTTACTGAAACTCACCAGATAAAAATAAAAAAACCCGACTGGATTGCCGGGCTTTAA
- a CDS encoding carbohydrate kinase family protein, whose amino-acid sequence MGKKIVAFGEIVWDLLPNGKVLGGTPSNMVFRSNSFGEEGYLLSRVGDDKLGHAALNKLKELGISDENVQMDSAFPTGTVNITFDEKGDPRYNVTLDVAFDHIEFSAEALKLARNADCLFYGLLPQRFGLSKNTIRELIKESPDSLKFFDLKLFEHFFDLTVVDFLLRNSNIVRIKEKEIGFLAEKLDLKPDSLEDFGALLLTKYKKLDLVLVTRGEGGIFAYSKRQGAFMISGYNIKMRDNIGSGMAFSAGFLHYYLNGKSIEDALEFGNAAGALNTSKRGATAIFNKKDVLQFMEKNSKREPGL is encoded by the coding sequence ATGGGAAAAAAGATAGTTGCATTTGGTGAAATAGTTTGGGATTTATTACCTAACGGCAAAGTTTTGGGAGGGACGCCGTCGAATATGGTTTTCAGAAGCAATTCTTTTGGAGAAGAAGGATATTTACTTTCGAGGGTTGGCGACGACAAACTAGGGCACGCGGCCTTAAATAAGTTAAAAGAATTGGGAATATCGGATGAAAATGTTCAGATGGATTCCGCATTTCCCACCGGAACAGTAAACATTACGTTTGACGAAAAAGGTGACCCCAGATACAATGTAACACTCGATGTTGCTTTCGATCATATCGAGTTTTCTGCTGAAGCACTAAAACTGGCACGAAATGCCGACTGCTTGTTTTATGGATTACTTCCGCAACGTTTTGGCCTTTCAAAAAATACAATTCGTGAATTAATAAAAGAGTCGCCTGATTCACTTAAATTTTTTGATTTAAAACTTTTTGAACATTTTTTTGATCTGACGGTAGTAGATTTTCTTCTTCGGAATTCAAATATTGTACGGATAAAAGAAAAGGAAATTGGTTTTCTGGCAGAGAAACTTGACTTGAAGCCAGATAGTCTGGAAGATTTTGGAGCTCTTCTTTTAACAAAATATAAAAAACTGGACCTTGTTCTGGTAACCCGGGGAGAAGGTGGAATCTTTGCTTACAGTAAAAGACAGGGCGCATTCATGATTTCGGGTTACAATATAAAAATGAGAGACAACATTGGTTCCGGCATGGCATTCTCCGCCGGATTTTTACATTATTACCTAAACGGGAAATCAATTGAAGATGCACTGGAGTTTGGAAATGCTGCCGGCGCACTAAATACTTCAAAACGAGGTGCTACAGCCATCTTTAATAAAAAGGATGTGTTGCAGTTTATGGAGAAGAATTCTAAAAGAGAACCAGGTTTATAA
- a CDS encoding DUF1338 domain-containing protein, translating to MKTTAKQIMGELLNRLWEKYLERVSYAKIYAELVSKKGGKVVNDHIAFRTFNTHTGEQPEGIRAIKHIIETLEYKPVEKYVFKKKKLKATHFEHADELFPKIFVSQLEVEQLPQWAQNTINQTVKDTPYLLSDEAIELLGILRTEKTLTHEASKFLIDDLVNYFRRPWSIPFKDDVLKINDVSQYAAWTLLHGNSVNHFTAYINFQEVKEWPDLETTCKGLKDAGIPMKDTIEGQKGSKLQQSTTQAVKEEVEVRTASGVELIDWTYAYYELAQRDFIEENGKIKLFSGFLGEQATHLFDMTKTRDN from the coding sequence ATGAAAACAACAGCAAAACAAATTATGGGCGAACTTTTAAACAGATTGTGGGAGAAATATCTGGAAAGAGTGTCTTATGCAAAAATATATGCAGAACTGGTGAGTAAAAAAGGAGGTAAGGTTGTTAATGATCACATCGCCTTTCGAACATTCAATACACACACCGGGGAACAACCGGAAGGCATCAGGGCAATAAAACACATTATTGAAACGCTGGAATACAAACCGGTTGAAAAATATGTCTTTAAGAAGAAAAAACTAAAGGCCACTCATTTTGAGCATGCCGATGAGTTATTTCCCAAAATTTTTGTTAGCCAGTTAGAAGTGGAACAGCTTCCGCAATGGGCGCAGAACACAATCAATCAAACAGTAAAGGATACGCCCTATTTGCTTTCTGATGAGGCGATTGAATTACTCGGAATTCTCAGGACTGAGAAAACATTGACACATGAAGCATCGAAGTTTTTGATTGACGATCTGGTCAATTATTTTCGTCGTCCGTGGTCAATACCTTTCAAAGACGATGTATTAAAAATTAACGATGTTTCGCAATATGCCGCATGGACGTTATTGCACGGGAATTCGGTGAATCATTTTACCGCTTATATTAATTTTCAGGAGGTAAAGGAATGGCCCGATCTGGAGACTACCTGCAAAGGATTAAAAGATGCGGGTATCCCCATGAAGGATACTATTGAGGGGCAAAAAGGAAGTAAACTGCAGCAATCGACAACACAAGCTGTAAAAGAGGAGGTTGAAGTAAGAACCGCCAGCGGTGTTGAGTTGATTGACTGGACCTATGCCTATTACGAACTCGCCCAGCGGGACTTTATTGAAGAGAATGGCAAAATAAAACTTTTCTCGGGTTTTTTGGGGGAACAGGCAACACATTTGTTTGATATGACCAAAACCCGCGATAATTAA
- the ppk2 gene encoding polyphosphate kinase 2: MENSEAQTTNRKISKRIYEQELNKMQIELVKLQEWIKHKGLKVVVIFEGRDAAGKGGTIKRIIQSLNPRICRVVALGTPTEKEKTQWYFQRYVAHLPAAGEMVLFDRSWYNRAGVEKVMGFCTNDEYWDFLRACPNFERMLIRSGIILIKYWFSVSEEEQEKRFLSRIKDPTKRWKLSPMDLKSREMYEEYSKAKDEMFAYTDTKISPWYMVDADNKKRARLNCIHHLLSMIPYEDLTPDSFELPPRKETKGYVRPPLDEMTYVPEKY; encoded by the coding sequence ATGGAAAATTCTGAAGCACAAACCACAAACAGGAAAATTTCCAAAAGAATCTATGAACAGGAGTTAAATAAAATGCAGATTGAACTGGTAAAACTCCAGGAGTGGATAAAACACAAGGGGCTAAAGGTTGTAGTTATTTTTGAAGGACGCGACGCTGCAGGAAAAGGCGGAACCATAAAAAGGATCATTCAATCGTTGAACCCCAGAATTTGCAGAGTTGTTGCACTGGGAACGCCTACTGAAAAAGAAAAAACGCAGTGGTACTTTCAGCGGTATGTTGCTCATTTACCTGCTGCCGGAGAAATGGTTTTGTTTGACCGAAGCTGGTACAACCGGGCCGGAGTTGAAAAAGTAATGGGATTTTGTACCAACGATGAATATTGGGATTTTTTACGTGCCTGCCCGAATTTTGAAAGAATGCTTATCCGTTCGGGAATTATTTTGATAAAATATTGGTTTTCGGTGAGTGAGGAAGAGCAGGAAAAACGTTTTCTTTCAAGAATAAAAGACCCGACAAAACGCTGGAAGCTTAGCCCGATGGATTTGAAATCACGGGAAATGTATGAAGAATATTCAAAGGCTAAGGATGAGATGTTTGCGTATACCGACACAAAAATCAGCCCGTGGTATATGGTTGATGCTGACAATAAAAAACGAGCCCGTTTAAATTGTATTCATCATCTGTTGTCAATGATTCCGTATGAAGATTTAACGCCGGATTCTTTTGAGCTTCCACCAAGAAAAGAAACAAAAGGATATGTTCGCCCGCCTCTGGATGAGATGACATATGTACCCGAAAAATATTAA
- a CDS encoding DMT family transporter, with protein MKSETLKGYFFALVATLAFSNVYIFSKAALNEVHLAQFGIYWFAIGTFLNFLMAAKNKKLSQIRTLSKKQIRVLVILGILEILTTTTFFVSINIIPDPAVTSFLGNMYPVFLTLGGIFLLKEKFGWIEIIGAVLALSGAFVISYTGGTTLKTFFIAGTGIVFVNALLAATASLVVKVHVKKLSPEFINLNRTVWLFTFSIVVFVVTRQSFAIPVSALKNIAIGAVLGPFLAVLTVYYSFHFIDASRSSVVQSLKGIFVLIGAYLFFKTIPLSHQLAGGLITVFGVLIMTLAQAGVLKTRK; from the coding sequence ATGAAATCGGAAACTTTAAAGGGCTATTTTTTTGCATTGGTTGCCACGCTTGCCTTTTCCAACGTTTATATTTTTAGTAAAGCTGCTTTAAACGAGGTACATTTGGCACAATTCGGAATCTACTGGTTTGCCATCGGAACTTTTTTAAATTTTTTAATGGCAGCAAAAAATAAAAAGCTTTCGCAAATCAGAACCCTCAGTAAAAAACAAATCCGGGTTCTGGTTATCCTTGGAATTCTTGAAATCCTCACCACGACAACTTTTTTTGTTTCCATCAATATTATCCCTGATCCTGCTGTTACATCCTTCCTCGGAAATATGTATCCGGTTTTTCTAACACTCGGCGGCATTTTTCTACTTAAAGAAAAATTTGGATGGATTGAAATTATCGGTGCTGTTTTAGCGCTAAGCGGAGCTTTTGTTATCAGTTACACGGGAGGAACAACGCTAAAAACTTTTTTTATAGCCGGAACGGGAATTGTTTTTGTGAATGCCTTACTTGCAGCCACAGCCAGTCTTGTTGTTAAGGTTCATGTAAAAAAGTTAAGCCCCGAGTTTATTAATCTGAACAGAACGGTTTGGCTTTTTACGTTTTCAATTGTAGTATTTGTTGTAACCCGACAATCATTTGCCATTCCCGTTTCAGCACTAAAAAATATTGCTATCGGCGCAGTTCTTGGTCCCTTTCTGGCTGTGTTAACTGTTTATTATTCATTTCATTTTATTGACGCTTCGCGTTCGTCGGTGGTTCAAAGCTTAAAAGGCATTTTTGTGTTAATTGGCGCTTATTTATTTTTTAAAACCATTCCACTGTCTCATCAGTTGGCTGGTGGATTAATTACAGTTTTTGGTGTGCTGATAATGACACTTGCCCAGGCCGGCGTTTTAAAAACCCGAAAATAG
- the pgi gene encoding glucose-6-phosphate isomerase produces the protein MLPKINPTTTEAWKKLEDYFAGFKSTQIKELFADDTERFQKYSLKFENILVDVSKNRVDDTVRSLLVELATECGLKESIGSMFSGEKINATENRAVLHVALRNRSNSPIMVDGQDVMPEVNAVLEQMKTFSEEIISGKWKGYTGKSITDVVNIGIGGSDLGPLMVTEALKPYKNHLNLHFVSNVDGTHIAETLKKVDPETTLFIVASKTFTTQETMTNANSAKNWFLDSAEEITQVAKHFVAVSTNAEEVAKFGIDTKNMFRFWNWVGGRYSLWSAIGLSIVLGIGYENYIELLKGAHAMDNHFKEAPFDKNIPVILALIGIWYNNFYGAESEAILPYDQYMHRFAAYFQQGNMESNGKYVDREGKQVSYQTGPIIWGEPGTNGQHAFYQLIHQGTKLIPCDFIAAAINHNQVSDHHPKLLANFFAQTEAMMVGKTEKQVIEELIADGKSEAEIAELLPFKVFLGNIPTNSFLVKKLTPRTLGALIAMYEHKIFVQGVIWNIYSFDQWGVQLGKQLANRILPELLSDDPVIGHDSSTNGLINAYKEMR, from the coding sequence ATGTTGCCAAAAATTAATCCGACTACAACTGAAGCCTGGAAAAAACTCGAAGATTATTTTGCCGGGTTCAAATCAACTCAAATTAAAGAGCTTTTTGCAGATGATACTGAGCGTTTTCAAAAATATTCATTAAAATTCGAGAATATTTTGGTTGATGTTTCCAAAAACCGCGTAGATGATACCGTCCGTTCTCTTTTGGTGGAACTGGCTACCGAATGCGGATTGAAAGAGTCCATCGGAAGTATGTTTTCCGGCGAAAAAATAAATGCCACAGAAAACCGTGCAGTTTTGCACGTTGCACTTCGAAACAGAAGCAATTCACCAATTATGGTTGACGGTCAAGATGTGATGCCTGAAGTAAATGCTGTTTTGGAACAAATGAAAACTTTTTCGGAAGAAATTATTTCCGGAAAATGGAAAGGTTACACGGGAAAATCGATTACTGATGTTGTAAATATAGGAATCGGTGGTTCTGATCTTGGTCCGTTGATGGTTACCGAGGCTTTGAAACCGTATAAAAATCATTTGAATTTGCATTTTGTTTCCAACGTTGACGGAACACACATTGCGGAAACATTAAAAAAAGTTGATCCGGAGACTACCTTGTTTATTGTAGCTTCAAAAACATTTACTACACAGGAAACCATGACCAATGCAAACTCAGCAAAAAATTGGTTTCTGGACTCAGCCGAAGAGATAACTCAAGTCGCCAAACATTTTGTTGCCGTTTCTACCAATGCGGAAGAAGTTGCCAAATTTGGAATTGACACAAAAAATATGTTTCGTTTCTGGAATTGGGTAGGTGGCCGTTATTCACTGTGGTCGGCTATCGGTCTTTCCATTGTTTTGGGAATTGGCTATGAAAATTACATTGAGCTTTTGAAAGGTGCTCATGCGATGGATAATCATTTTAAAGAAGCGCCTTTTGATAAAAATATTCCCGTAATTCTGGCACTGATTGGGATTTGGTACAATAATTTTTACGGAGCCGAAAGTGAAGCCATTCTTCCGTACGACCAGTATATGCACCGTTTTGCCGCTTATTTCCAACAGGGAAATATGGAAAGTAACGGAAAATATGTTGACCGCGAAGGAAAACAGGTAAGCTACCAAACCGGCCCGATTATTTGGGGAGAACCCGGAACAAACGGACAACACGCTTTTTACCAGCTCATTCATCAGGGAACGAAGTTGATTCCCTGTGATTTTATAGCTGCGGCAATCAATCACAACCAGGTTAGCGATCATCATCCAAAATTATTGGCTAACTTTTTTGCACAAACTGAAGCTATGATGGTTGGAAAAACTGAAAAACAAGTGATTGAAGAATTGATTGCAGATGGAAAATCGGAAGCTGAAATTGCGGAACTACTTCCGTTCAAAGTTTTCCTTGGAAATATTCCTACCAATTCATTCCTGGTTAAAAAATTAACTCCACGAACATTGGGGGCATTAATTGCGATGTACGAACATAAAATATTTGTACAAGGTGTTATCTGGAATATATACAGTTTCGACCAGTGGGGTGTTCAATTGGGCAAGCAACTTGCCAACCGTATTTTGCCGGAATTATTAAGTGACGACCCGGTTATCGGGCACGATTCATCGACTAACGGGTTGATAAATGCCTACAAAGAAATGAGATAA
- a CDS encoding MutS-related protein, protein MSFEVDSQTISDLELFGKDKSRTYIFELYNSCKTAGGRKVLHKLMRSPLNDLNQLKERVNAIRFCYDTNFELKINHSQFEYIEHYLRLNIAPLKNNFLDALLQNLSYKIKPSNHYYIIMLGVQNLLYLFTHLQKKIFEVETETLPLQIVSIFNQIETLTKNPKIKKYSGYKIKITPLQLGRLDNMFRKNLKDEIQEMLQSLYLLDVLISVANTAKNKNFTFPEYLEEEKPLLSISGLYHPLVENAVPYDFDTEEKNNLCFLTGPNMAGKSTFLKSLGLSVYLSHLGFPVPAKTYKTTVFNGIITTINLSDNIGKGYSHFYSEVKRVKETAQVIKDKKKVFVIFDELFRGTNVKDAFDASLLIILSFAKIQKSFFCISTHISEIANEIEHLDTVLYRYFNSKLENETPVYDYKITTGVCFDRLGLQIVKNEKIIEILKSVTETE, encoded by the coding sequence ATGAGTTTTGAAGTTGACAGCCAAACCATCAGTGACCTTGAATTATTCGGAAAGGACAAAAGCAGAACCTACATTTTTGAACTGTACAATTCCTGTAAAACTGCCGGAGGAAGAAAGGTCTTACATAAACTAATGCGTTCTCCGCTAAACGATTTAAACCAGCTAAAAGAAAGAGTCAATGCAATCCGTTTTTGTTACGACACCAACTTTGAACTTAAAATAAATCACAGCCAGTTTGAATATATCGAGCATTATCTTCGGTTAAATATTGCTCCTCTGAAGAATAATTTTCTTGACGCCCTGCTTCAAAATTTGTCTTATAAAATAAAGCCCAGCAACCACTATTACATTATCATGCTGGGTGTTCAAAATTTATTGTACCTGTTTACTCATCTTCAAAAGAAAATATTTGAAGTTGAGACAGAAACACTACCACTCCAAATTGTATCAATTTTTAACCAGATTGAGACACTGACTAAAAACCCGAAAATAAAAAAATACTCTGGTTACAAAATAAAAATAACACCGCTGCAATTGGGCCGCCTTGACAACATGTTTAGAAAAAATTTAAAAGATGAAATTCAGGAAATGCTTCAATCCTTGTATCTACTCGATGTGTTAATATCTGTTGCGAACACAGCCAAAAATAAAAATTTTACATTCCCTGAATACTTGGAAGAAGAAAAACCACTGCTTTCAATTTCCGGTCTTTACCACCCTTTGGTTGAAAACGCTGTTCCTTACGATTTTGACACTGAAGAAAAAAATAATCTTTGTTTTCTGACAGGGCCTAATATGGCGGGAAAATCAACTTTCCTAAAATCGCTCGGCTTGTCAGTCTATCTTTCACATCTCGGTTTTCCTGTTCCTGCAAAAACATACAAAACCACAGTTTTTAACGGGATTATCACAACCATCAATCTCTCGGATAATATTGGAAAAGGCTACAGTCATTTTTACAGCGAAGTAAAACGTGTAAAAGAAACAGCGCAAGTGATTAAAGATAAAAAGAAGGTGTTTGTAATTTTTGATGAACTATTCAGAGGAACGAACGTAAAAGATGCGTTTGATGCGTCTCTTTTAATAATACTCTCGTTTGCAAAAATTCAAAAGTCGTTCTTTTGCATTTCCACCCACATCTCTGAAATTGCCAATGAAATAGAACATCTTGATACGGTCTTGTACCGCTATTTTAATTCAAAACTTGAGAATGAAACTCCTGTTTACGATTACAAAATTACGACGGGAGTTTGCTTTGACAGACTGGGTTTACAGATAGTAAAAAATGAAAAAATAATTGAGATTCTAAAATCAGTAACAGAAACAGAATAA
- a CDS encoding NAD(P)H-dependent glycerol-3-phosphate dehydrogenase has protein sequence MNIKRDKVAVIGSGSWATAIAKMLLENVKEINWFFRKEETIKQFKKQGNNPRYLQSAAFETDRIHFFSNINEIIKASDILVLAIPSAFLPQIFGGTSVDISKKYILSGIKGIVSRENYLVVEYLNKYFNVTLEKMGVIAGPCHAEEVALEKLSYLTVASLDEEKASNFAQLIRSEYIFTSVSDDIWGTEYASVIKNIIAIGAGIAHGLRYGDNFQAAMVANSIQEIKRFVDAVHPISRDIKDSAYLGDLMVTVYSQFSRNRTFGTMIGKGYSVKNAILDMNMIAEGYYASRSIYEINRKYRAHMPISDMVFKILYENASPKREMEKLTHQLS, from the coding sequence ATGAATATAAAACGAGACAAAGTTGCTGTAATTGGAAGCGGAAGTTGGGCTACAGCAATAGCAAAAATGTTGCTTGAAAATGTTAAAGAAATCAATTGGTTTTTCCGAAAAGAAGAAACCATTAAACAGTTCAAAAAACAGGGAAATAATCCCAGATATCTTCAAAGTGCAGCGTTCGAAACTGACCGGATTCATTTTTTTAGCAATATAAATGAAATTATTAAAGCATCCGACATTCTGGTATTGGCCATTCCTTCTGCATTTTTACCACAAATTTTTGGCGGCACTTCGGTCGATATAAGCAAAAAATACATTCTTTCAGGAATTAAAGGAATTGTTTCCCGGGAAAATTATCTTGTGGTAGAATATTTAAATAAATATTTTAATGTAACTCTGGAGAAAATGGGTGTTATTGCAGGGCCATGTCATGCGGAAGAAGTAGCATTGGAAAAATTATCCTATTTAACCGTTGCAAGTTTAGATGAAGAAAAAGCAAGCAATTTTGCACAACTCATTCGAAGTGAATACATTTTCACATCGGTTTCTGATGATATCTGGGGAACGGAATACGCATCAGTTATAAAAAACATAATTGCCATAGGTGCGGGAATTGCACACGGCTTACGTTACGGAGACAATTTCCAGGCAGCGATGGTGGCCAACTCTATTCAGGAAATTAAACGATTTGTAGATGCTGTTCACCCTATTTCGCGCGACATAAAAGACTCTGCATATTTAGGCGATTTGATGGTAACTGTTTATTCACAATTTAGCCGAAACAGGACTTTTGGAACCATGATTGGTAAAGGCTACTCTGTAAAAAACGCGATTCTGGATATGAACATGATCGCTGAGGGCTACTATGCTTCACGCTCTATTTATGAAATTAACAGGAAATACAGAGCACACATGCCCATTTCTGACATGGTATTTAAAATTCTTTATGAAAATGCTTCTCCAAAACGCGAGATGGAGAAATTAACTCATCAACTCAGTTAA